One genomic window of Streptococcus mitis includes the following:
- the comGC gene encoding competence type IV pilus major pilin ComGC, translating to MKKMMTFLKKAKVKAFTLVEMLVVLLIISVLLLLFVPNLTKQKEAVNDKGKAAVVKVVESQAELYSLDKNEEASLSKLQADGRITEEQAKAYNEYYTKNGGKNRTVND from the coding sequence ATGAAAAAAATGATGACATTCTTGAAAAAAGCGAAAGTGAAGGCTTTTACACTTGTGGAGATGTTGGTGGTTTTGCTCATCATCAGCGTGCTTCTATTACTCTTTGTACCTAATCTGACCAAGCAAAAAGAAGCAGTTAACGACAAAGGAAAAGCAGCTGTTGTGAAGGTGGTAGAAAGCCAGGCAGAGCTTTATAGCTTAGATAAAAATGAAGAGGCTAGCCTAAGCAAGTTACAAGCAGATGGGCGAATCACAGAAGAGCAGGCTAAAGCCTATAATGAATACTATACAAAAAATGGAGGAAAAAATCGTACAGTCAATGATTAA
- the comGB gene encoding competence type IV pilus assembly protein ComGB, translating into MDISQVFRLKRKKLATAKQKNIITLFNNLFSSGFHLVETISFLDRSALLDKQSVTQMRTGLSQGKSFSEMMESLGFSSAIVTQLSLAEVHGNLHLSLGKIEEYLDNLAKVKKKLIEVATYPLILLGFLLLIMLGLRNYLLPQLDSSNIAAQIIGNLPQIFLGMVGVVSLLALLALTFYKRSSKMRVFSILARLPFLGIFVQTYLTAYYAREWGNMISQGMELTQIFQIMQEQGSQLFKEIGQDLAQALQNGREFSQTIGTYPFFRKELSLIIEYGEVKSKLGSELEIYAEKTWEAFFTRVNRTMNLVQPMVFIFVALIIVLLYAAMLMPMYQNMEVNF; encoded by the coding sequence ATGGACATATCACAAGTCTTCAGGCTGAAGCGGAAAAAATTAGCTACAGCTAAGCAAAAAAATATCATCACCTTGTTTAACAATCTCTTTTCCAGCGGTTTTCATCTGGTGGAGACCATCTCCTTTTTAGATAGGAGTGCCTTGTTGGACAAGCAGAGTGTGACTCAGATGCGCACGGGCTTGTCTCAGGGGAAATCATTCTCAGAAATGATGGAAAGTTTGGGCTTTTCAAGTGCCATTGTCACTCAGTTATCCCTAGCTGAAGTTCATGGGAATCTTCACCTAAGTTTGGGAAAGATAGAAGAATATTTAGACAATCTGGCAAAGGTAAAGAAAAAACTAATTGAAGTAGCGACCTATCCCTTGATTTTGCTGGGATTTCTTCTCTTAATTATGCTGGGACTACGCAACTACCTACTTCCCCAACTGGATAGTAGCAATATTGCCGCCCAAATTATCGGCAATCTGCCACAAATCTTTCTCGGCATGGTAGGGGTTGTTTCTCTACTTGCCCTTTTAGCACTAACTTTTTATAAAAGAAGTTCTAAGATGCGCGTCTTTTCTATCTTAGCACGCCTTCCTTTTCTTGGAATCTTTGTACAGACCTATTTGACAGCCTATTACGCGCGTGAATGGGGGAATATGATTTCGCAGGGGATGGAGCTGACGCAGATTTTTCAGATCATGCAGGAACAAGGTTCCCAGCTCTTTAAAGAAATCGGTCAAGACTTAGCTCAAGCACTCCAAAATGGTCGCGAATTTTCTCAAACTATAGGAACCTATCCTTTCTTTAGGAAGGAATTAAGTCTCATCATCGAGTATGGGGAAGTCAAGTCCAAGCTGGGGAGTGAGTTGGAAATCTATGCGGAAAAGACTTGGGAAGCCTTTTTTACCCGAGTCAATCGCACCATGAATTTGGTGCAGCCAATGGTTTTTATCTTTGTGGCTCTGATTATCGTTTTACTTTATGCGGCAATGCTCATGCCCATGTATCAAAATATGGAGGTAAATTTTTAA
- the comGA gene encoding competence type IV pilus ATPase ComGA — MVQEIAQEIIRSARKKGAQDIYFVPKLDAYELHMRVGDERCKIGCYDFEKFAAVISHFKFVAGMNVGEKRRSQLGSCDYAYDQKMASLRLSTVGDYRGHESLVIRLLHDEEQDLHFWFQDIGELGKQYRQRGLYLFAGPVGSGKTTLMHELAKSIFKGQQVMSIEDPVEIKQDDMLQLQLNEAIGLTYENLIKLSLRHRPDLLIIGEIRDSETARAVVRASLTGATVFSTIHAKSIRGVYERLLELGVSEEELAVVLQGVCYQRLIGGGGIVDFANKDYQEHQPTSWNEQIDQLLKDGHITSLQAEAEKISYS; from the coding sequence ATGGTTCAAGAAATTGCACAAGAAATCATTCGTTCGGCCCGGAAAAAAGGAGCGCAAGACATTTATTTTGTTCCTAAGTTAGACGCTTATGAGCTTCATATGAGGGTGGGAGACGAGCGCTGTAAAATCGGTTGTTATGATTTTGAAAAGTTTGCGGCCGTTATCAGTCACTTTAAGTTTGTGGCGGGTATGAATGTTGGAGAAAAGCGACGTAGTCAACTTGGTTCCTGTGATTATGCCTATGACCAGAAGATGGCATCTCTACGTCTATCTACTGTAGGCGATTATCGAGGACATGAGAGTTTAGTCATTCGCTTGTTGCACGATGAGGAGCAAGATTTACATTTTTGGTTTCAGGATATTGGAGAACTGGGTAAGCAGTACAGGCAACGGGGACTCTATCTTTTTGCTGGTCCAGTCGGCAGTGGCAAGACAACCTTGATGCACGAATTGGCTAAATCAATATTTAAAGGACAGCAAGTTATGTCCATTGAAGATCCTGTCGAAATCAAGCAGGACGACATGCTTCAGTTGCAGTTGAACGAAGCAATCGGGTTGACCTATGAAAATCTCATCAAACTTTCCCTACGTCATCGACCAGATCTCTTGATTATCGGAGAAATTCGTGACAGCGAAACGGCGCGTGCAGTGGTCAGAGCTAGTTTGACAGGGGCGACAGTCTTTTCAACCATTCACGCCAAGAGTATTCGAGGTGTTTATGAGCGCCTGTTGGAGTTGGGTGTGAGTGAGGAGGAATTGGCAGTCGTTCTGCAGGGAGTCTGCTATCAGAGATTAATCGGGGGAGGAGGAATCGTTGACTTTGCAAACAAAGACTATCAAGAACACCAGCCAACTAGCTGGAATGAACAGATTGACCAGCTTCTTAAAGATGGACATATCACAAGTCTTCAGGCTGAAGCGGAAAAAATTAGCTACAGCTAA
- a CDS encoding DUF1033 family protein: MYRVIEMYGDFEPWWFLEGWEEDIVASKKFDQYYDALKYYKTCWFRLEQESPLYKSRSDLMTIFWDPEDQRWCDECDEYLQQYHSLALLQDEQVIPDEKLRPGYEKQTGKERHRSCRMKLK; the protein is encoded by the coding sequence ATGTATCGTGTTATAGAAATGTACGGAGATTTTGAACCGTGGTGGTTCTTAGAAGGTTGGGAAGAAGATATTGTAGCGAGTAAGAAATTTGACCAGTATTATGATGCTCTCAAATACTATAAAACTTGCTGGTTTAGATTGGAACAAGAATCCCCTCTTTATAAAAGCAGAAGTGACTTGATGACCATTTTTTGGGATCCAGAAGACCAACGCTGGTGCGATGAATGTGACGAGTATTTACAACAATACCATTCTTTGGCTCTTTTACAGGATGAGCAGGTTATCCCAGATGAAAAACTACGCCCAGGCTATGAAAAACAAACCGGTAAGGAAAGGCACCGTTCTTGCCGTATGAAATTAAAATAG
- a CDS encoding zinc-dependent alcohol dehydrogenase family protein — MKAYTYVKPGLASFVDVDKPVLRKPTDAIVRIVKTTICGTDLHIIKGDVPACQSGTILGHEGIGIVEEVGEGVSNFKKGDKVLISCVCACGKCYYCKKGIYAHCEDEGGWIFGHLIDGMQAEYLRVPHADNTLYHTPEDLSDEALVMLSDILPTGYEIGVLKGKVEPGCSVAIIGSGPVGLAALLTAQFYSPAKLIMVDLDDNRLETALSFGATHKVNSSDPEKAIKEIYDLTDGRGVDVAIEAVGIPATFDFCQKIIGVDGTVANCGVHGKPVEFDLDKLWIRNINVTTGLVSTNTTPQLLKALESHKIEPEKLVTHYFKLSEIEKAYEVFSKAADHHAIKVIIENDISEA, encoded by the coding sequence ATGAAAGCCTATACTTATGTTAAACCAGGACTTGCTTCTTTTGTTGATGTAGACAAACCAGTGCTTCGCAAGCCAACAGACGCTATTGTGCGTATCGTAAAAACTACTATTTGTGGAACAGACCTCCATATTATCAAAGGGGATGTTCCTGCTTGCCAAAGTGGTACCATTCTTGGTCACGAAGGGATTGGGATTGTTGAAGAAGTTGGGGAAGGAGTTTCGAACTTCAAAAAAGGCGATAAGGTCTTGATTTCTTGTGTCTGTGCCTGTGGTAAATGCTACTACTGTAAAAAAGGAATTTATGCCCACTGTGAAGACGAAGGGGGCTGGATTTTCGGTCACCTGATTGATGGTATGCAGGCTGAATATTTACGTGTCCCTCATGCAGATAACACTCTTTACCACACTCCAGAAGACTTGTCAGATGAAGCCTTGGTTATGCTATCAGACATTCTGCCTACTGGGTATGAAATTGGTGTCTTGAAAGGGAAAGTAGAACCTGGTTGTAGTGTAGCCATTATTGGTTCAGGACCTGTTGGATTGGCTGCTCTTTTGACAGCCCAATTCTATTCACCAGCTAAATTGATTATGGTGGATTTAGACGATAACCGCTTGGAAACTGCCCTATCATTTGGTGCGACTCATAAGGTTAATTCTTCAGACCCTGAAAAAGCGATTAAAGAAATTTATGATTTGACAGATGGTCGTGGTGTGGATGTCGCTATCGAAGCTGTTGGTATTCCTGCAACATTTGATTTCTGTCAAAAGATTATCGGTGTAGACGGAACAGTTGCTAACTGTGGTGTACATGGTAAACCAGTTGAATTCGATTTAGATAAACTTTGGATTCGCAACATCAATGTAACAACTGGTTTGGTATCTACAAATACAACTCCACAATTGTTGAAAGCTCTTGAAAGTCATAAGATTGAACCAGAAAAATTGGTAACTCACTATTTCAAACTCAGTGAAATTGAAAAAGCCTATGAAGTTTTCAGTAAAGCAGCAGACCACCATGCAATCAAAGTCATTATCGAAAATGATATTTCAGAAGCTTAA
- the nagA gene encoding N-acetylglucosamine-6-phosphate deacetylase, which translates to MPNYVKADQFFYPFGIRRGGYLELVDGKFGKHVDQIPEGAEVLDYTGYSIAPGLVDTHIHGYAGVDVMDNNIEGTLHTMSEGLLSTGVTSFLPTTLTATYEQLLAVTENLGNHYKEATGAKIRGIYYEGPYFTETFKGAQNPTYMRDPGVEEFHSWQDAAKGMLNKIAIAPERDGVEDFVRTITGEGVTVALGHSDATFEQAKKAVDAGASVWVHAYNGMRGLTHRELGMVGAMYELPHTYAELICDGYHVDPKACEILLKQKGTENIALITDCMTAGGLEDGDYMLGEFPVVVANGTARLKSTGNLAGSILKLKDGMRNVVEWGIANPHEAVMMASLNPAKSVHIDDVCGQIREGYDADFIVLDKDLELVATYLDGVKRYQA; encoded by the coding sequence ATGCCTAATTACGTTAAAGCGGATCAGTTTTTCTATCCATTTGGCATTCGTCGCGGTGGGTACTTAGAACTTGTTGATGGCAAATTTGGGAAACATGTGGATCAAATTCCTGAAGGAGCAGAGGTTCTTGACTATACTGGTTATAGCATTGCACCAGGTCTTGTGGATACTCATATTCATGGATATGCAGGTGTAGATGTGATGGACAACAACATTGAAGGTACATTGCATACTATGAGTGAAGGACTTCTTAGTACCGGTGTTACCAGTTTCTTGCCCACAACTTTAACAGCCACTTATGAGCAATTGCTTGCAGTCACTGAAAATCTTGGAAACCATTATAAAGAAGCAACAGGTGCTAAGATTCGTGGGATTTATTATGAAGGTCCATATTTCACAGAAACTTTTAAGGGGGCACAAAATCCAACTTATATGAGAGACCCGGGTGTTGAGGAGTTTCATTCTTGGCAGGATGCTGCAAAAGGGATGCTAAATAAAATCGCTATTGCACCAGAACGTGATGGGGTGGAAGATTTTGTACGTACTATTACAGGTGAAGGTGTGACAGTTGCACTTGGACACTCAGATGCGACATTTGAACAAGCTAAGAAGGCAGTTGATGCTGGAGCTAGTGTATGGGTACATGCCTATAATGGGATGCGTGGTTTAACACACCGCGAACTAGGTATGGTAGGAGCTATGTATGAGCTCCCACATACTTACGCAGAATTGATTTGTGATGGTTATCACGTAGATCCAAAAGCTTGTGAGATTTTACTTAAGCAAAAGGGGACAGAAAACATCGCTCTTATTACGGACTGTATGACAGCTGGTGGGCTTGAAGACGGTGACTATATGTTGGGAGAATTCCCTGTTGTAGTAGCAAATGGAACTGCACGTCTCAAATCTACTGGTAATTTGGCAGGTTCTATCCTCAAACTTAAAGATGGTATGAGAAATGTAGTCGAGTGGGGTATTGCGAATCCACACGAAGCAGTCATGATGGCTAGCCTTAACCCAGCAAAATCTGTTCACATTGATGATGTCTGTGGTCAAATCCGTGAAGGTTATGATGCGGACTTTATCGTATTAGATAAAGATTTGGAATTGGTAGCAACCTATCTAGATGGTGTGAAACGTTATCAAGCATAA
- a CDS encoding acyltransferase family protein, whose protein sequence is MRIKWFSLIRITGLLLVLLYHFFQTIFPGGFFGVDVFFTFSGFLITALLIEEFSKNHEIDLVGFFRRRFYRIVPPVVLMVLVTMPFTFLVRQDYVAGIGGQIAGVLGFMTNFYELLTGGSYESQFIPHLFVHNWSLAVEVHYYILWGLAVWFLSKQSRSNGQLRGMVFLLSAAAFLISFFSMFIGSFLVTSFSSVYFSSLTHVYPFFLGSVLATIVGVRQTTSLVKQLDKIWDLRKTLLVFGGGFAFLLILTFFVKFTYLFAYLMGFLLASLAAVAMILAARVLHEKTPNVQEPKIISFLADTSYAVYLFHWPFYIILSQLTSNLLAVLLTLICSYGFASLSFYVLEPWIAGKNTPVLQTLRPLPYIHAILATSTGILAIIVCMVILLAPQVGAFETDLTVNGLKQAATNISQTKVMTERADANSLGIADGTMLIGDSVALRANTALQTALPGAQINAQVSRTTKTANEIMLNNSQNKFLPKMVVIATGVNNPENYKEDWDSIVKNLPKGHHMILVTPYEGDKTKETYAIVEKAATYMRELAEKTPYITIADWNQVAKEHPEIWTGTDQVHFGSDTSKIEAGAKLYADTIATALQTAQDKPVKSK, encoded by the coding sequence ATGCGTATTAAATGGTTTTCCTTGATTAGGATTACAGGTTTACTTTTGGTACTCTTGTATCATTTCTTTCAGACGATCTTTCCTGGAGGATTTTTCGGGGTAGATGTCTTTTTTACATTTTCAGGTTTCCTGATTACAGCTCTACTCATCGAAGAATTTTCTAAAAATCATGAAATTGATTTGGTTGGATTTTTTAGGAGACGCTTTTATCGTATCGTACCACCTGTGGTTTTGATGGTCTTGGTAACCATGCCCTTTACTTTTCTAGTTCGCCAAGATTATGTGGCTGGAATTGGGGGTCAGATTGCGGGTGTTTTAGGCTTCATGACCAACTTCTATGAACTCCTAACAGGTGGGAGCTATGAATCTCAGTTCATTCCACATTTGTTTGTTCATAATTGGAGCTTGGCTGTTGAGGTTCACTACTATATCCTCTGGGGCTTGGCAGTTTGGTTCTTATCTAAACAGTCCAGATCAAATGGTCAGTTGAGAGGAATGGTCTTTCTCTTATCTGCTGCTGCCTTCTTGATCAGCTTCTTCTCCATGTTTATTGGTAGTTTTCTAGTAACCTCTTTCTCCTCTGTTTACTTCTCCAGTTTAACTCATGTCTATCCATTCTTTTTGGGAAGTGTGTTAGCAACTATTGTAGGCGTTCGTCAGACGACTTCCCTCGTCAAGCAGTTGGATAAAATTTGGGATTTACGCAAGACCCTTTTAGTTTTTGGGGGAGGTTTTGCCTTCTTACTCATTTTGACCTTCTTTGTCAAATTTACCTATCTCTTTGCCTATCTTATGGGCTTCTTACTTGCCAGCCTTGCAGCCGTTGCTATGATATTGGCAGCGCGTGTCTTACATGAAAAGACTCCTAACGTACAGGAGCCAAAGATAATTAGCTTTTTAGCGGATACTAGCTATGCGGTTTATCTTTTCCATTGGCCTTTCTACATCATTTTATCACAGTTGACCTCAAATCTTCTTGCTGTGTTACTGACTTTGATTTGTTCTTATGGATTTGCCAGTCTTTCATTTTATGTATTGGAACCTTGGATTGCAGGCAAGAACACACCTGTTTTACAAACTCTTCGTCCCCTGCCTTATATTCACGCAATTCTTGCAACAAGTACAGGAATCTTGGCCATCATTGTCTGCATGGTGATTCTGTTGGCACCACAAGTGGGAGCGTTTGAGACAGACTTGACTGTCAATGGTTTGAAGCAAGCTGCAACAAATATTAGCCAAACCAAGGTGATGACAGAACGGGCAGATGCAAATAGTTTAGGAATTGCTGATGGCACTATGTTAATTGGTGACTCGGTTGCTTTAAGGGCAAATACAGCCCTGCAGACAGCCCTTCCTGGAGCACAGATTAACGCGCAGGTCAGCAGAACAACCAAGACCGCCAACGAAATCATGCTCAACAATAGCCAGAATAAATTTCTACCAAAGATGGTGGTCATTGCGACTGGGGTAAATAATCCTGAAAATTACAAGGAAGATTGGGATAGTATCGTAAAAAATCTTCCTAAGGGCCACCATATGATTTTGGTGACACCTTATGAAGGAGATAAAACAAAAGAGACCTATGCAATCGTTGAGAAGGCTGCTACCTACATGAGAGAATTGGCAGAGAAGACTCCTTACATCACGATAGCAGATTGGAATCAAGTTGCTAAGGAACATCCAGAGATCTGGACAGGAACAGACCAAGTCCATTTCGGAAGTGACACTAGCAAAATTGAAGCAGGAGCAAAATTGTATGCAGATACCATTGCCACAGCCTTGCAAACAGCTCAAGACAAGCCAGTCAAATCAAAATAA
- the tgt gene encoding tRNA guanosine(34) transglycosylase Tgt has translation MSDSPIKYRLIKKEKHTGARLGEIITPHGTFPTPMFMPVGTQATVKTQSPEELKEMGSGIILSNTYHLWLRPGDELIARAGGLHKFMNWDQPILTDSGGFQVYSLADSRNITEEGVTFKNHLNGSKMFLSPEKAISIQNNLGSDIMMSFDECPQFYQPYDYVKKSIERTSRWAERGLKAHRRPHDQGLFGIVQGAGFEDLRRQSAHDLVSMDFPGYSIGGLAVGETHEEMNAVLDFTTQLLPENKPRYLMGVGAPDSLIDGVIRGVDMFDCVLPTRIARNGTCMTSQGRLVVKNAQFAEDFTPLDPECDCYTCKNYTRAYLRHLLKADETFGIRLTSYHNLYFLLNLMEQVRQAIMDDNLLEFREYFVEKYGYNKSGRNF, from the coding sequence ATGTCAGATTCACCAATCAAATACCGTTTGATTAAGAAAGAAAAACACACAGGAGCTCGTCTGGGAGAAATCATCACTCCCCACGGTACCTTTCCGACACCTATGTTTATGCCAGTTGGGACACAAGCCACTGTCAAAACTCAGTCGCCTGAAGAATTGAAGGAGATGGGTTCGGGAATTATCCTGTCAAACACTTATCATCTCTGGCTTCGCCCTGGAGATGAACTCATTGCTCGTGCAGGTGGTCTCCACAAGTTCATGAATTGGGACCAGCCTATCTTGACAGATAGTGGTGGTTTTCAGGTTTATTCCTTAGCAGATAGCCGTAATATCACAGAAGAAGGAGTAACCTTTAAAAACCATCTCAATGGTTCTAAGATGTTCTTGTCCCCAGAAAAAGCCATTTCTATTCAGAATAATTTGGGCTCAGACATCATGATGTCCTTTGACGAATGTCCTCAGTTTTATCAACCTTACGACTACGTTAAGAAATCAATTGAGCGTACCAGTCGTTGGGCTGAGCGTGGTTTGAAGGCTCACCGTCGTCCGCATGACCAAGGGTTATTTGGGATTGTGCAGGGGGCTGGATTTGAAGACCTTCGTCGACAATCGGCTCATGACCTTGTCAGCATGGACTTCCCAGGTTACTCTATCGGTGGTTTGGCGGTGGGAGAAACCCACGAAGAGATGAATGCTGTCTTGGACTTTACAACTCAACTGCTGCCTGAAAACAAACCTCGCTATTTGATGGGTGTGGGAGCGCCAGACAGCTTGATTGATGGGGTGATTCGTGGGGTAGACATGTTTGACTGTGTCTTGCCGACTCGTATCGCTCGTAACGGGACTTGTATGACCAGTCAGGGACGTTTGGTTGTCAAAAATGCCCAGTTTGCTGAGGACTTTACGCCACTGGATCCTGAGTGTGATTGCTACACATGTAAGAACTATACACGCGCTTATCTTCGTCACCTGCTCAAGGCTGATGAAACCTTTGGTATCCGCTTGACTAGCTACCACAATCTTTACTTCTTGCTTAACCTGATGGAGCAAGTGCGACAAGCCATCATGGATGACAATCTCTTGGAATTCCGTGAGTATTTTGTTGAAAAATATGGCTATAATAAGTCAGGCCGTAATTTTTAA
- a CDS encoding DUF975 family protein gives MKYPKIDLKTVRLQARQFQAENPRLFLVYLLPSMLVILSGFLNPLERINEAILEQPFLSVFGHVFQAYLFPLLVSFIGTILLTSSVYTTLKLIKNPDTELSVKNSLTLFNEEHFSQTFLTLLLKRLYLFLWSIPSLLGIYFLFYSSFLAKKFVAIHPEFPNLDLSSIETERFLMTFGLYFLASILLMIVGNSLYIPQYYAYSQVEFLLCDTLDLGQAKPGKILKTSRFLMKGYKFQRFVLDLQLLPWYFLNWITFGIASFSLLPYIQIIKMIFYRAVLARKRPKA, from the coding sequence ATGAAATACCCAAAAATTGATTTAAAAACCGTTCGTCTGCAAGCTAGACAATTTCAGGCTGAAAATCCCCGCCTCTTTCTCGTCTATCTCTTACCTAGCATGCTGGTTATCTTGTCTGGCTTCCTCAATCCCTTAGAGCGTATCAACGAAGCAATTTTAGAACAACCCTTTTTAAGCGTGTTTGGACATGTATTCCAAGCCTACCTTTTTCCTCTGTTAGTCTCCTTTATCGGAACTATTCTTCTAACCAGTTCAGTCTATACAACACTGAAACTCATCAAGAATCCAGATACAGAACTATCCGTCAAAAATAGTCTGACTCTCTTTAATGAAGAGCACTTTTCACAAACCTTTTTGACTCTTCTTCTCAAACGTCTCTATCTCTTCTTATGGAGCATTCCTAGTTTGCTTGGGATTTACTTCCTCTTTTACAGTAGCTTTTTAGCCAAGAAATTCGTTGCAATCCATCCTGAATTTCCTAATCTGGATCTCTCGTCAATTGAAACCGAGCGTTTCCTCATGACCTTTGGTCTTTACTTTCTAGCAAGTATCCTCTTGATGATTGTCGGAAATAGTCTCTATATCCCACAATACTATGCCTATTCACAGGTAGAATTTCTCCTCTGTGATACTCTAGATTTAGGACAAGCCAAACCAGGGAAAATCCTAAAAACCAGCCGTTTCCTGATGAAAGGCTACAAGTTCCAGCGTTTCGTCCTAGACTTACAACTCCTTCCTTGGTACTTCCTCAATTGGATTACCTTTGGAATTGCTAGTTTCTCACTCCTACCCTACATTCAAATCATTAAAATGATTTTTTACCGAGCAGTACTTGCTCGAAAACGTCCAAAAGCTTGA
- the pcp gene encoding pyroglutamyl-peptidase I: protein MKVLVTGFEPFGGEKVNPALEAIKGLPAEIHGAEVRWLEVPTVFHKSAQVLEEEMSRYQPDFVLCIGQAGGRTSLTPERVAINQDDARIPDNEGNQPIDLPIRPDGAPAYFSSLPIKAMVQAIKKEGLPASVSNTAGTFVCNHLMYQALYLVEKKFPHVKAGFMHIPYMMEQVVNRPTTPAMSLVDIRRGIEAAIGAMIEYGDEDLKLVGGETH from the coding sequence ATGAAAGTATTAGTGACAGGTTTTGAGCCCTTTGGAGGGGAAAAGGTCAATCCAGCTTTGGAAGCCATTAAAGGTTTACCAGCTGAAATCCATGGTGCTGAGGTCCGTTGGCTAGAGGTGCCGACAGTTTTTCACAAATCGGCTCAAGTATTGGAAGAAGAAATGAGTCGTTATCAACCTGACTTTGTCCTTTGTATCGGCCAAGCAGGTGGAAGAACCAGCTTGACACCTGAGCGAGTGGCTATAAATCAAGACGATGCACGCATTCCTGATAACGAAGGTAATCAGCCGATTGACCTTCCCATTCGTCCAGATGGTGCTCCGGCTTACTTTAGTAGTTTGCCGATTAAAGCGATGGTTCAAGCTATAAAAAAAGAGGGATTGCCGGCCTCTGTTTCCAATACTGCAGGGACTTTTGTCTGCAATCATTTGATGTATCAGGCCCTCTATTTGGTAGAAAAGAAATTTCCCCATGTTAAGGCAGGTTTTATGCATATTCCTTATATGATGGAACAGGTGGTGAATCGACCGACTACTCCAGCTATGAGTTTAGTGGACATTAGGCGAGGGATAGAAGCAGCAATCGGAGCCATGATAGAATATGGAGATGAGGACCTCAAGTTGGTAGGCGGAGAAACTCATTGA
- a CDS encoding DUF1304 domain-containing protein, protein MSIITIILATIVALEHFYIFYLESIATQSDATSRVFNMEKEELARPSVSSLFKNQGIYNALLGVFLLYGIYFSQNLEIVTIFVLFVIGAAAYGSLTADKKIILKQGGPAILALISIFLFK, encoded by the coding sequence ATGTCAATTATTACAATCATTTTAGCAACGATTGTTGCTTTGGAGCATTTTTACATTTTTTATTTGGAAAGTATTGCAACGCAATCAGATGCAACCAGTCGAGTATTTAACATGGAAAAGGAAGAACTGGCTCGTCCGTCTGTAAGTTCATTGTTTAAAAATCAAGGGATTTATAATGCTCTGTTAGGAGTCTTTCTCTTGTATGGGATTTATTTCTCACAGAATTTAGAAATTGTGACTATTTTTGTTTTATTTGTGATTGGTGCTGCGGCTTATGGCTCTCTCACAGCAGATAAGAAAATTATTTTGAAGCAAGGTGGACCAGCTATTTTGGCCTTGATTAGTATTTTTCTCTTTAAATAA
- a CDS encoding MarR family winged helix-turn-helix transcriptional regulator, which yields MIEIQDLLYQLRLSEQASTQLFKKKLGISLTRYQILLFLLKHSPCNQIAVQERLKIDQAALTRHFKILGKEGLVERHRNPENQREVLVEATKYAKEQLVVNPPLQHIKVKEEMESILTESERTELSRLVNKLVLGIENIEI from the coding sequence ATGATAGAGATTCAAGATCTGCTTTATCAACTCCGCTTGTCTGAGCAAGCGAGTACGCAATTGTTTAAAAAAAAACTTGGGATTAGTTTGACACGGTATCAGATTTTACTGTTTCTGCTGAAGCATTCCCCTTGTAATCAAATAGCGGTTCAGGAGCGTTTGAAGATTGATCAGGCTGCTTTGACCCGACATTTCAAAATTCTGGGAAAGGAAGGTTTGGTGGAGCGTCATCGTAATCCTGAAAATCAGCGAGAAGTGTTGGTGGAGGCTACGAAGTATGCCAAAGAGCAGTTAGTTGTGAATCCGCCTCTGCAGCATATCAAGGTTAAGGAAGAGATGGAAAGTATCTTAACAGAGTCTGAAAGAACAGAACTCAGCCGTTTAGTAAATAAATTGGTTTTGGGTATTGAAAATATAGAAATTTAA